From the genome of Lentisphaerota bacterium, one region includes:
- a CDS encoding permease produces MWIYLGLISAVLLGLYDVCKKHALNHNAVLPVLFLSTVAGFLPMPFMLAASRLAPDWMLGINCYVPVATRSEHLHILIKAVIVCVSWVLAYFAMKHLPISLFSPIRASGPAWTLLGAVLFFQERPLPMQWAGMAVVFCAYYAFSVIGQKEGVVFHRSRWILYIFLATLIGSISTLYDKYLIQQLGYTPMLVQFWFSFYNVALLGAFTACVWWPKRGKYTLFHWRWSIPAIGLLLLAADFVYFNAVKNPDALIVILSLLRRSSVVVSFGFGTFLFGDVNRQGKTWALAGVLAGVILIVLA; encoded by the coding sequence ATGTGGATTTATCTTGGACTGATCTCGGCGGTGCTGCTCGGGCTTTATGACGTCTGCAAAAAGCATGCGTTGAATCATAACGCCGTGCTGCCGGTGCTGTTCTTGTCTACCGTCGCGGGGTTTCTGCCGATGCCGTTCATGTTGGCCGCCTCGCGGCTGGCGCCGGACTGGATGCTGGGCATCAACTGCTATGTGCCGGTCGCCACGCGGTCTGAGCATCTGCACATTCTGATCAAGGCGGTGATCGTGTGCGTTTCGTGGGTGCTGGCTTACTTTGCTATGAAGCATCTGCCGATCTCGCTTTTTTCGCCGATTCGCGCTTCAGGCCCGGCCTGGACACTGCTCGGCGCGGTTTTGTTTTTCCAGGAACGTCCGCTACCGATGCAATGGGCCGGAATGGCGGTGGTTTTCTGCGCCTACTATGCCTTCTCGGTGATCGGACAGAAGGAGGGGGTGGTTTTCCATCGCAGCCGCTGGATACTCTACATCTTCCTGGCCACGCTGATCGGCAGCATCAGCACACTGTATGACAAATATCTCATCCAGCAACTCGGCTACACCCCGATGTTGGTTCAGTTCTGGTTCTCCTTTTACAATGTGGCGCTGCTCGGCGCGTTCACCGCCTGTGTCTGGTGGCCGAAGCGCGGGAAGTACACGCTCTTTCACTGGCGCTGGAGCATTCCGGCCATCGGGTTGCTGCTGCTAGCCGCCGATTTCGTCTACTTCAACGCTGTTAAAAACCCGGACGCGCTGATTGTTATTCTCTCCCTGCTGCGGCGCAGCAGCGTGGTGGTGTCTTTCGGTTTTGGGACCTTCCTTTTCGGCGATGTCAACCGGCAGGGAAAGACCTGGGCGCTGGCCGGAGTGCTGGCCGGGGTGATCCTGATTGTGCTGGCATGA